The following is a genomic window from Rhizobium sp. NRK18.
GGCGCGATCACCATTAACAGGCCAAGCTTTCCGGGCCCAGCTTCGGATGCCCGGGAAGCTGTTATTCCGCCTGCTTCACGGCAACGGCCAGAAGGCCGCTGATGTTGAGCGGCAGCTTTGCCCGCTCGATGCGAATTCGATCATTGCGAAACCCGGATTGGACGAGAAGGGCACGCAGATCGACTTCGTCGAAGGTCCGATGCGTCTGCTGTTCGCAGAATGGCCAGGTGCTCATCGTCGAGCGGTCGGTGACGTAAACCACCATTCGGCCGCCCGGCTTGAGCATGCGGTGACACTCGGCGATGTCGTGTCCTTCCTTGTCGAAAAAGTAGAGGACGTTGACCGCGAGGAGCCTGTCGAAGGTGTTCGATTGGAACGGCAGGGGTGAAAACGGTCCAGTGTGGAGGCGGAGATGCCCTCCGGCGACACGGTTCGCGTTTCGCCGCGCGGCCATGTCGATCATTGCCCTGGAGTGATCGACGGCGTCGACCTGGCCTCTGCTGGCCAGATCGCACAGTCGGCCCAGGCTTCGTCCGCCACCGCAACCCAGTTCGAGCACGCGGTCCGTCGGCCGCACCTCCAGGGCATCGAAGGCGAGCTGGTAGGGTCGCCAGTTGATCGATGCCATGAGGTGTCCGATGAGACGGCCGGCTGCGCCTTGCGGATGGCGCAGTTGCTCGCCTGTCTTTGACCACAGCCGCTGAAGTGGGAGCTGTGCGGTCATGACTTGGCCTGGATGGTATCCAGCAGGCGCTGGATGACGAGACGACGGTTGTGATCCCAGAGCGGCCGGTCCGGATTCTGAGGCAATGTCAGCGCCTCCTGCAACACCTGACGGGCATGGGCGTATTCGTGCTCCCCGGCCAGAAAGTCGCCGTAGAAGTAATGCGTGTCGAGGCTTTGCGGGGCCGATTGCATGGCTTCCTCGAACAGGGCTCGCGCCCGCTTCTTGTCGCCGAAGCCCAAGGGGAAGCCGGGCACGCGATAATAGAGCACCGCGAGGCTCGTCGGTGCGCCGGCATCCAGCGCCTTGGGATCCATCGCATAGGCCTTCTCCAACAGGTCGCGGGCTGTCTTGGCAAGGCCAAGCGCATGGAAGGCGCTCGCCATGGAGGCGCGCTCGCTGGTGATGATGCCGTCCCAGATATAGGCTTCGGCACTATTTGGATATTTCTGGGGCAGCTGGTCGGCGACCGTGCCCAACTGGTCCATAAGCTCGGTCAGCTTGGCGCCCTCAGGAATGGTGAACTTCAGCCGTTCCCATTCGCTCCGAACCTTCGTGACATCGGTCATCATCGCCGACTGGTCATCGCCGAAGGCGGGGGCGAGCCCGAAGGAGGCGAAGACCAGCAATGCGGCCAACAGGATCTTAATTCTCTGCATGAGCTGTTTCCTTGAGAGAGGGAGTGTTGAAAGCGGAACTCGCCGGCTTGCGTGTCGTCGCGCGATCGACCAGGCGGGGCGCGATCGCCTGCAGGGTCATGAAGACCCGCTCCTTTGGCGAGGGATAGACATGGTCCTTGCGCAAGCGGACTGCGTTCCAGACCTTTGCCGCCACACGTGCGGGATCATCGAGGCCAGCGCCGTCAATGGCATCGGCGACGCCTGCGGCGCCGGCGGTGTCGGTGGCGCGGGGCGCCACATAGGTGACGGCAATGCCCTGGTCGAGAAGTTCGCGGCGCAGAGCGACGGAGAAACCTTTGACCGCCGCCTTGGAGGCGGAGTATGCGGCAAACTGCGCGAACGGAATTTCCCCGAACATCGAGCCGATGTTGACGATCCGCGGTTCACGCCCCTGCCGGATCAGCGGCAGCAGCCGCTGCGTCAGCAGCATGGGGCCGACAATATTGGTGCTGAACAGGTCGGCGATGTCCTGCGCCGCCGCAGATTCCAGACTGCCGGCATCGATGCGCCCGGCATTGTTGACCAGGATGTCCAGCCTCTTCCAGGAGGAGGCGACCGTCTGCCGTATCCGCTCGATCCCGTCATCCCGGGTGATATCGGCGGCAACGACCAGATGGGTGCCGCGGCGATCGAGGAGGCGGAGCGTCTCCTCGAGCTTGTCCGCGCGCCGGCCGACAAGGCAGACACTGGCCCCGCGTCTGGCGGCTTCCACCGCCAGCGCGCGCCCAATGCCGGACCCGGCGCCGGTGATCAGGATCGATCGCCCCTCAAGCTGCATGGCGAACTTCCGGGCGATTTCCGAGATCGAGGAAAATGCCGCCGTAAAGCCGGTAGAAGATCTTCGACTGGGCGATGATGAGATCCTGCGTCGCCCGCTCCGTGAGAGCGTTCACGGTATTGGCGAAGAAGGCCACATGCTCCTGGTCGAGCGACCCGTGCGACCGCAGATAGGAAAATCCGGTGTCGTCCTTCAGCGAGAACTGCGTCTTGAGAACATCGGCAAGCTTGTCGGCGAGAAGGACGGACAATCCTTCGAGAACATGCGAACTGCCGAGCATGGCATAAGGGCTGACGCGCTCGATGGCATAATAGGTATAGCCGACCATGATGGCGCAGGCCTGGCCCGGCTGCCCCTTTGCCACGGCATCGGCATCGCCGCCGAGTGACCGGATATCGTCGAGAATCCACTTCTCGTGACCGCGCTCCTCTTCCATGTATTCGACCAGCGCGTCCTGGTAGCGTTCGTCGGTGGTCCGCGATGCGGCCAGCGCCAGAAGCGGGAATGTGTGCTTCACATGGTGATAGGCCTGTTCGAGAAAGGCCAGATAGGTTTCGCGGGCGGCGCCCTGCGTCGTTGCCCTGGAGACCAGCGGGATCTGCAGGAAGGCGTTGCGTTCGGCGGCGGTTTCCGCGTTCAGGCGATCGTAAAAGGTCATGGTTTTCTCCTTTGAGGGTGTGATCAGCGGGTGGTGACTGCGCGCGATGTCTCCACGAAATCGTGCACGCGGCAGCGGATGGGGCGGCCGTTGGCCGTGATGAGCAGGGCTTCCGCCGCACGCCGCATGTCGAGGACCTGGATATCGGCAGGGACGGCGTAATCGGGAAGCGAGGTGCAAAGGGACGTGACCAGAGCGCGTATCTCCGCCGCGCCGGCGGACGTGAACCACTGTTCGCCATAGGCGGACGGGATGATCAGCGCATGCAAAGCGGGACGGCCGGACCCCGAAACGACGGCGACAGCAATGCGTGGGTCGGCCGTCAGCGCCGTTTCGACCCATTCGGGCGAGACGTTGCGGCCGAAGGCGGTGACAATGAGATTGTCCTTTCGCCCGTGGATCGTCAGGAACCCGCTTTCGTCGAGCGAACCGAGGTCGCCGGTGCGCCAGCGGCCGGCAACCGGCGGCCCGCCCAGATAATGGTTCATGACGGTCGGGCTTGCGACGATGATTTCGCCGTCCTCGATCAGCACCTGCACATCGCCGATAGGCGTGCCGGCGGTGCCCTGCCTGGTGTTGCCTGGCCTGTTGAGGGTCACAACCGATGCGCATTCGGAGAGCCCGTATCCTTCGTAGACGGGCATGCCCATGTGTTCGGCGAGATCGAGGACGGCGGGCGGGACGGAGGCCCCGCCGACGGCGACGAAGCGCAGCGATTGCGGTGTCGCCACATTCATTGCCTTCATCTGGAAGAGGAGCGCCTTGAGCAATTGTGGCACGAGAACGGTCGCGGTCGGCTGTTCCTTGACAAGAACGCCGAGGATGCCTTGCGGATTGCCGCGCGACACCTCCTCTGCAACTGCTGTCGCCAGCCGGACGGTCGCTCCGCAAAACAGGGGGACGAAGATCGCGCAGATGGTTTCGAGCAGCATCGGCAACGGCAGGACGGACAGATAGCGATCCTCGGCGTTGCCGCCGGAAGCGGAGGCAAGCCCGCGAACGGCTGCTTCGATCTGGGTTTCGCCAAGGCAGACGCCTTTCGGCGTGCCGCTGCTGCCGGATGTGTAGGTGACGATTTCGAAGCCCGGCTGATATCTCGAGCGGGGAGCAGCCTCTTCGTTGAGGGCGATGCGGGCGGAGGGCAGCTTCAGTGTTGCCGCCCTTGGTTCCATCGTCGCATCGACGAGGATGGCGTCAAGGCCGGCATTCTCAGTGATTGCGATCAGCTGCTGGTTCGAGAAGAAGGCCGGCAGCGGCACCAGCGTCAGACCGGAAAAAGCGGCGGCAAGCTGCGCGACGACATATTCGCAGTTGTTGCTGCAGAGGAGACCCAGGCGGCGGCCGAGTGATTGCTGAACCAGGCCATGATGGGCGACGGCGTTGCGAAGCTCGGCCCAGGTCAGGCTGTTCGCGTCGTCGCGCATGACGATGGTCTCGGGCCGGCGGCTGGCCTCTTCGCCAATCCTGTCAAAGAGAAATTGCATGTTCCGTTCCTTTGGTCGCGGCAGGTGTCGTGAGATGGGAGGGATTGCGAACCGCAAACACGGCGGGTGCATGGTCGTAATAGGAGCCCCATGCCTCGGCCTCGGATATGCGGTGACGCTCGGCCCGGGCGAGGTAGGTCGGCAAAAGGCCGATCTGCAGAAGCCGGCGGCAGAAGAGATGGGTGAGGGTGAAGAAGGACCAGTCGTGGCCGGTCGCCTGGCCATGCCGGATGATGGCCTTGATGAAGCTGCCCGTCTGCGTCTGCACGAGGCTCGCAAGCGAGGTGACCTCGAAAACCCGGTCCCGTTCGACGGCGATGCCATGGCTCCGGGAAATCGCTTCTTCCACGGGGCAGTCAAGATATTGCTCGGAGAAGAAGCCGTCGTCGGCAAAGCGCAGTCCGGCTGCGCAAAGCGGCTGTCCGTCAAGGCCGAAACCTGCGATCAGCAGTCTCGGGAATGTGGAGATGGTCGCGCCGTAGCGATCGTGGAATATGCGTGCGATCAGCTCTTCTGCAGCGGCGCGCTGCGGATCCTGCGGACGCAGGATTTGGATGGCCTGCATGGCTTGCCCCTCGTTGATGTCGGGGCAAATCTGCGCAGCTTAGCTTACAGACGACTTACAACATGCAGGTATTGCTGTGACGTTTTCTGGGCACGTCGGGGATGTCGCGGTGGTTCAAAAGGCGCCGGAGCATTCGAATGCCATGTGTCCAAGCAGCTTTCTTGCACGCGCCGATAATATGAAGATAAAAATCAGGAATACATGCGTACTGTACTTGAAAAAGGCCCATTTCATCGGACTTGAGGGTAACTGTTCTCAGACAAAGTGTCGCACCGTTCGATTTCACCTTTGTCCAGTTCCGGCACTGCCTTCTATTTGACACGTTCCCTTTCCAGCAAGTTCAGCATCGACGCGCAACATAGGGAGCGGCATGAACCGGCAGGCGGGGCTGGATCAGGCGGGCGGCCGAAAGACATTCGAGGGGATTTCATGCGGCTTCTGTTTCTGGAAGACAATCACCGCCTGCGGACATTGACGGCCAAGGCTCTCGGCGGAGCGAGTTTTGCCGTTGACGCGTTCGCGACCGTCCGCGATGCGCGCGATGCCTTCGCCTCGCAGGAATATGATTGTCTCATTCTCGATCTCGGGCTGCCGGATGGCGACGGAATGGAGCTGTTGACGCTGGTGCGCCAGGGCGGCAGCGCGACGCCGGTTCTGCTTCTGACGGCGCGCGACGATATTTCGTCGGTCGTTCACGGTCTCAACGGCGGCGCCGACGATTATCTCAGAAAGCCGTTCAGCAACGACGAACTGATCGCGCGCATCCGGGCCTTGTTGCGACGGCCGGGGACCGTGCTTCAGACCGTCCTTCAGCAGGGAAACATCGCATTCGACCCGACGGAGCGCCGCGCCACCGTCGGCGAAACGGTCATGGATCTCAGCCGACGCGAAGTCGCCGCGCTGGAGACGATGATGCGACGCCCGGGACGGGTGATCTCGAAGACGGCGCTTGAGGAAACCCTCTACGGATATGGCGAAGAGGTGAGCTCGAACGCTGTCGAGGTGCTCGTTCACCGGTTGCGGAAAAAACTGGTGGGTGCGGGGGCGGACTGCGAGATCCATACGCTCAGGGGCATCGGTTATCTCTTTGCAGAGCGACCTGCATGAGGATCATGCCCAACAGCGTCTTCGGCAGACTGGTGCTGGGACTGGTGATCGTCAGCATTTGCGCGGTGGCGCTCGCCACGGCCTTTCTGTATACGCGCTTTCACGACAAGCACTCGTTCTTCTACGAAGGCACGCTGCAAAGCTTCGCTGGAGACATCCGTCGCGATGTGAAGATCGTCGACGGCAAGGCCGTCCCGACCGTCAGGCAGGCGACAATCCAGCGCATTCTCGGCCGCGGCGGCCGTTTCGTCATCGTCGATTTCGACGGCACCAAGCTTGCGGGTTCAGAGGGAACGACGGGCGCATTCGTCTCGCCGCAGAACCAGGACGAGAGCTTTTTCTGGATTCCCAAGACGGCCGCGTCGCCGGAGCTTTTCGGCATTTCCGCCCAGGCGGGGAATGCGGATGTGCCTGTTTTCGTACAGGTGGCACTGCCCATCGGCCACGCCATATTCGAATCCGTCCTGCACGAGTTCATGCAGGATATCGCCTGGCTCTGGATTCCCTTCCTGCTTCTGATCCTGATCACCAACGTCATCGTGGTGCGGTTGGCCTTGCGCCCGCTTGCGGCGACCGTCGAAGAGGCGAGGGCCATTCAGCCGGGAGGGGTCACGGTGAGCCTCAGCGAAAAGGGATTGCCGCAGGACATTCTGGCCGTCGTGCGCACCGTCAACGAGGCCTTCGGGCGTTTGCGACTGGCAATCCGGACGCAGGAAGAGTTCGTCGCCGACATGGCGCATGAACTGCGCACGCCGATCGCCGTCATGAAGGCGCAACTCGCACCATTGCATGTGCCCGTCGCGACGATCCTGTCCCGTGACCTCGATTCGATGGGTCGTCTCGTCGAGCAGCTTCTCGACCGCGCGCGGCTGGGAAAGCTGAAGATCGAGCCGGGCGATTTTGTCGACCTCTACCAGGTTGCGCGCGAAGCGGCGGCCTTTCTTGCTCCGCGGATCGTCGCCCGGGGGCGGACGATCGAGGTCATCGCTCCGGGCAAGCCGATGATCGTGGCGGGCGGTCAGGATGATCTCTTCCGCGCGGTTAGAAACCTCATCGAGAACGCGGTCGAGCATTCGCCGGAGGGCGGTCTCGTTTCGGTCACCATCACCGACACGCCGGCAATCGTCGTCACCGATCGGGGCAACGGCTTTCCGCCGCATGCGCTGGACGATGAACGGCGGCGCAGTGGCACCTTGCGCAGCGATCGCCGCGAAGGGGCCGGCCTGGGTCTTTCGATCGTCGAGCGAACCATGCAGGCGCATGGCGGCCAGCTGAAACTGTCGAACCCGCCCGAAGGCGGCGCGCGCGCCGAGATGCGGTTCAAGCTGGATGATGGCGCAGGCTAACGGCGGCGCCTTCCTGCTGCAGACCGGCCTACCGGACCGTCAGCGATCTTGGCAGGCTGGAGAGGATGTCGATGCCCGTATTCGTGACGATGACGGTTTCTGACGCGCCGACGGTCCAGTGGCCGTAGCGGCGCAGCGTTGCCGGCAGGTGAAAGACCATGCCCGGTTCGAGAACGCGGCCGACATTGGAAAACAGGCTGAGGATGGCGCCTTCTCCCCAGTCGGGCGCAAAGGCGATGCCCATCGAGTAGCCGATGCGCTTGCGGAACGCATCGTGGTATCCGGCGGCATCGATAATCGCTTGTGCCGCATCGTGAACGGCAGCGCAGGAGACTCCGGGCCGCATTGTGGACAGGGCGGCATCGAGCGCTCGCTCGGCGCAATCCATCATCGCCTGCGCCTCGGCCGGCGGATTGCCCATCCACACGCTGCGCATCAGGGCCGAATGATAGCGGGCATGGCTTCCAGCCATCTCGAGGAAGATCGGATCCCCTGTTTCGAGCACCCGCCGCCGCCACGTCATGTGCGGCAGTCCGGAGCGGGGGCCCGAGGAGACCAGCGGCTCCATCGCCATGGTTTCCGAACCGGCCGTGACGGCGGCCGACAGCATTGCTGCGGCCACTGTGTTTTCGGTGCTGCCGGGCGCACAGGCGTCCAGTCCGGCGCGCAGGCCCGCTTCGGCATAGCTGGCTGCGAGACGGATGGCGTCCAGTTCGCTTTCCGATTTGACTGCCCGCAAACCCTCGACCAGGCCGCTGCCATCGGGGAGCCTGCCCATGCCGATGGCTGCCTCGAGGCGATCGAGGAAGCCGGCCGAGACGAACCAGCCGTCGCGCGAAAGGGCGGGCCGCCTGATGCCGTTCTGCTTCAGTAGTCCGGCGAGGATCGCAGAAGGGTCATCGGCATCCTGATAGGCATGGATATCCGAGAGCCATGTGTTGGCCAGGGAACCGGCCATTTCCAACTGGCGGACGAGAAGGAAGGGCGCAGCCGCCTCTGACAGGACGAGAGCCTGAAAGGCGAAATAGCCCGCCGTCTGGCGACCGGACAGCCAGTAGATGTTTTCGGGAGAGGTGACGATCAGGGCCTCGTGCCCCGCCTGCCGAACGCTCTCAAGGGCCAGTTCCTGCCGCCGTTCGAATTCGCCGGCGGCAAAGGCGGCTTCACGACCGCTGAGAATATCGAGTTCTGTCACAGGTTGTCCTTGTGTCGGTGTGTCGGTGTGAGCCACGCGGCGCCACGGGGAGGTTGAAGCCGGTTGCTGGCAGGCGCCCGATCCGGCGCCCGGAATTGGGAACGGTCTCTATTGGCCGGCAAGCCAGGCAAGGAAGCGGGCGCGCACGCTGTCGAAATGGGTTTCCATCGCGCTCTGCGCTTCTCCGGGGTTGCCGGCCTCGATCGCATCGATGACGGCGATATGCTCGCGAGCCTGGTCGGCGAAGCGATCATGGACGCGCGTGATCGTGCAGCGTCTGGCGATGGCGCGCATTTCCTTTATCATGTCGGGGAGAAGATGCAGGCCGGCCGCTTCGACGACGGCCGTGTGGAAGTCGTCGTCATGCGCCCAGAAATCGTCGAAGGCCGCATCCTTGCCGTCGGCGTAGCCCTGCATCAAATCGCGCGCGCTGCGAAGCCTTTCCGTCATGCCCCGTTCGGCGGCGCGGGCGGCGGCGGCGCCTTCGAGCAGGCGTCGCATCTGCACGATCTCCAGCAGCTGCTCGACGGAGACGCGTCGGACCACAAGCGCGCCATTGTCGAGCCGTTCGACGACGCCTTCCTTTTCCAGCCGCGAGATGGCCGAGCGAAGAGGGGTGCGCGAGATGCCCGAGGCGGCGGCGAGATTTCTCTCGGTCAGGATCTGGTCTGAGGCGAAGCCGGCTTCCAGGATATGGGTCTTGATCGACTGATAGGCCTTCTGCGCCAGTGTTTCCTTGTCGTTCATGTCCGTTGCGTCCCCGGCAGGGCCTGCCTGTCGGCAAAGGCGGCGTGAATTGCGCGGACCGCAGCGGCCAGATCCTTGGTGTCCATGGCTTCGTCCGGATTATGGCTGCCGTTCCAGTTGCGCAGGAACACCATGGTCGATGACCATCCGGCCTGGGCGAAGGCGGCCGCGTCGTGGCCGCCGCCAGACAGCATGCGCCGCGGCCGATAGCCTATCTCATGGGCCGCCTCAGCGATCCGGTCGGCAAGCGGTTGCGAGAGTGCCGAGGGCTTGCTGCGTGACTGCGTGCCCATCTGAAATCTAACCGATCGCTGGGCTTCGATGGTGGCGATCGTTTCCGCCATGAAGGCGTCGATCCGGTCGAGCACAGCCTCATCGTCACTGCGCAGGTCGACGCAGAAGTCGACACGGCCGGGAACCTTGGCGAAGGCATGTTCCGGGGTGGCGGCATCGACACGGCCGAAGGTGACCGCCAGATCGTGCCCTGCGGCGAGCACGGCTTCCCATTCCCTGTCCATCGCGGTGATCAGATCGGCGAGTGCGAAGACGGCATCCGACCGGCTGGCGCGCGGCGCGGCCCCGGAGTGCGCCCAAACGCCCTTGATCGTGGCATTGCGGTAGCGCAGTCCGCCGCGTACGCCTGAAACAAGTGCAAAGGGTTCGCCTGCGTCGAAAAGGACCGGCCCCTGCTCTATGTGCAGTTCTATGAAGTTGGCAGGCGCGAGGTCCGACCCGGCAAGGATCTTCTCCGGATCGCCGCCTTCGTCGCGGATGTGGTCGGCGAGGCTGCGGCCGGTATCGCTGCGGGGCGCGTGCATTTCGGCCGATGTCAGACGTCCCAGCGCGCCGCGTGAGCCGGCATAGGAGACCGGGAACCAGACGCTTTCCTCGGCCCGTGTGACGGTGACGATCAGGTCGACCGGCGGCGTCTCGCAGTTTCTGACAAAGGCTGTCACCAGTGCCATTGCACCGGCGACACCCGCTGTTCCGTCATAGGCGCCGCCCATGGCGACCGTATCGAGGTGCGAGCCGATATAGACGGGCACGGCATGCCGATCGCGGCCGGGAAGGCGGGCGAAGAGATTGAGCGCCGCGTCGCGCCAGACCTCCAGGCCGAGCGCCAGGGCTTCCCGCTCGACGATGGCGTGGGCGGCGCTCTCCAGCGGGCTGTAGGACGGCCGCGTGAAGCCGGGGCCGGGTTCGCTCAATGCGTTCACGGCTTCGAGCAGGCGGTCGATGGTTTCCTGGATCACGTCGCTCATGCGGCCACCGTTGCCGGATCATTGAGCGCGGTCGCCGGTCTTGTTCCAGAAAGTGCAGTCAGGACATTGCGAACGGTGGCGACCGCCATGCGCTGCAAGGCTTCTTCGGTTGCGCCGCCCAGATGCGGAGTGAAGATCACCCGGCCGCTTTTGCCGAGCGGTCCTTGCGGTGCGCCATGGCTGTAGACGTCGAGCGCTGCGGCGGACAGCCGGCCGGAGGCGATGGCTTCTGCCAACGCCTGTTCGTCGACCAGACCGGCGCGTGCCGTGTTGACCAGAATTGCGCCCGGTTTCACCACCGCCAGCGCCTCCCTGCCGATCAGCCCTTTCGTCTCGGGGCGCATCGGCGTGTGCAGCGAAATGAGGTCTGCCTGTGCGAGGCCATCGTGAAGGGATGCCGCGCGTTCGAAATCGCCGATGTCGGCAACGCGGGGAGAATGAACCAGCAGGCGCATGCCGAAGGCTGCACTCAGCATGCGGCCGAGTTCGGAACCCGTATTGCCCCAGCCGACGATGAGGGCGGTCTTGCCGAAGAGCTCGAGCGTCTTTTCACGCTCGCGGAAACCGGAATGGCCATCGCGTTCGGCACGGTCGGCGGCCGGGATCAGGCGCGCGGCGGCGAGTGCCAGCCCCAGCGCCAGTTCGGACACCGAACGGGAATTGGCCCCCGGTGTGTTGCACACCAATATCCCCCTGGCCGTCGCGGCCTCCTTGTCGACGGCGTCATGTCCGGCGCCGTGGACGACGATGACTTTCAGGCTGTCGGCGGCGGCGAAGGCCTGCGCTGAAAAGCCGGCATCACGGGTGATGGCAGCGATGCAACCCGGGACGAGACGGCTTGCGGTTTCCATGTCTGACGTCGGGCAGAGGACCGGCGTGATCCCGGCGTCGCGCAGCATGGCAATGCCATCCTGGTGAATCGGCTGGACGATCAGGCACTTCATGGGGCTTTTCCTTCATTGAAGACCGTAAGCCATTCCAGAATGGCGTCGCGGGCATTTCGTATGTGCGCAGCGATCAGCTCGCCGGCCTGCTCGGCGTCTCCACTTTCCAGAGCCGCAATAATCGCGAGATGCTCCTCGCACCCCTTGAGGAAGCGTTGCGGCACCCTCGTATGGTCGAAGATGCAGGTCCGCAGTCTGAGGTCGTCGATCGTACGGATCAACGTCTCGTTGCCGGCGGCATCGGCCAGCATGCGGTGGAAATCGTTGTCTACGCGCCAGTGTTCCTCGCCTTCGCCAGGACCGGCTTGCATCAGGGCGTGGATGCGCGTCTTCATCGCTTCCAGCGTCGATTTCGGCAGTCTCGTCGCCATCCGGGCACCGTGCGCCTCGAGCGTTTCGCGCAGGAAGAAGATCTCCTCCACTTCCTCGGCGCTGAGCTGTCGCACGCGCAGGAAGCGGCCGTCACGCTCGGCTAGGCCTTCGGCCTCGATCCTCTTGATCGCCTCGCGCACCGGCGTGCGCGACATGTTGAGCGCTTCGCCGAGCTTTGCTTCCTGCAGGGCGTCGCCGGCGACCAGTTCGCCGGAGAAGATCATGCCGATGATGCGGGCATGAGCACGTTTGGCGAGGGGTTCGGTCATGGCGTCACCGTGTCCACGGGCTGAAGGTTTTCAAGGCTCGCCTTCAAACGAAGTCGCTCGGCGACAAGGAGATCTTCGGCTGCCGCCTGCGAAATGCGTGCGAAACGGATGCTGGCGCCGGAGGGCGTCTGCGCAAGCCGCGGCAGATCCACCGATGCGATGGTCGCGATCTTCGGATAGCCGCCCGTCGTCTGCCGCTCCGCAGTCAGCACGATCGGCTGGCCGGAGCCCGGCACCTGGATCGAACCGAGCGGGGTGCCGTCCGAGACGATGTCATGACCCCGGAATGCCCTGATTACGGGACCGTCCAGCATGGTCGCCATGCGATCGCGCTTGGAGGAGACCCGAAAGTCCGACCGCAGGAACATGTCCCATGTGGCGCCGTCGAAATAGTCGTCCTGCGGGCCGGGAACGACGCGGATCGGTCCGCGTCCGCGATGAATGGGCAGGGCAAGGCGAAGGCAGGGGGCATCGGTGGACGATCCGAGCGACAGGGCGTCGCCAGCCTGTAGGGTGCGCCCGTCAAGGCCGCCGATGCGGCTTCGAAGATGGGTTGAGCGCGAGCCGAGCAACGGGGGCACGTCGATGCCGCCGGAAAAGGCGATGTAGCCCCATACGGCTCCGACCATGGCGCCGACGGCAAGCGTTTCTCCGGGCTGCAGCCAATGGCTCTCCCAGGCAGCGACCTGCCTGCTGTCGATGCGGATGTCAACCTGTCCGCCGGTCACTGCGATGCGGGTTGGCGCGTCGACCCGGTAGCTGCCGCCGAGATGCGCAAACTCCAGCGCGGCGAGCGCGGGGGCGTTGCCGACCAGCGCCTGTGCGAAGGCGAAGGCCGCCGGGTCCATCGGGCCGGAGGCGGAGATGCCGCTGTGCAGCATTCCCCTTCGGCCGGGATCCTGAACCGAGACCATCATGCCGGCCTTGACGATGTGAAGCTTGTTCATGGCAGCACGGGCTCCGCGATCGTCTCGCCGGCCGCGACACGCGCCTCCAGCCGTTCGAACTCGGCTTCGTTGACGGGCTCGAAGCGCACCGTATCGCCGGCCCGGAACAGAGCGGGCTCCTGACGCTGCGGGTCGAAGAGCTGCACCGGCGTGCGGCCGATGAAGCGCCAGCCGCTCGGGCCGGCGAGCGAATTGATGCTGGCCTGCTTGCCGCCGATCCCGATGGAGCCGGCGACGATATGCTGGCGCGGCGTCGTCAGCCGCGGCGTGTGCAGGATTTCCGGCAACCCGCCGAGATAGGCGAAGCCGGGCGCAAAGCCGATCATGTAGACCCGGTACTCGGCACCGGAATGAAGCCTGATCACCTCGTCCACGTCGATGCCCTTCATGCGCGCCAGCTCTTCGAGGTCCATGCCGGCCGGACCGCCGTAGAAGACGGGAACGGTCCAGTGGCGCGAGGGTGTGTGTTCGACATCGAGCGATGCCAGTCTTTCTGCCAGCGTGTCGGCAAGTGCGGAGGCGCGGACGATTGCGGGATCGTAGCAGACCAGCAGGGAGCGGTAGGTGGGAACCGTTTCGGTTATGCCGTCGACGGGTCGAGCCGCGAGACTTTCGGCAAGCGCGATCACGCGCCGGTTCGTGGCGTCGTCCACCTGATCGGAAAGTTCTACAGT
Proteins encoded in this region:
- a CDS encoding biotin-dependent carboxyltransferase family protein, whose translation is MNKLHIVKAGMMVSVQDPGRRGMLHSGISASGPMDPAAFAFAQALVGNAPALAALEFAHLGGSYRVDAPTRIAVTGGQVDIRIDSRQVAAWESHWLQPGETLAVGAMVGAVWGYIAFSGGIDVPPLLGSRSTHLRSRIGGLDGRTLQAGDALSLGSSTDAPCLRLALPIHRGRGPIRVVPGPQDDYFDGATWDMFLRSDFRVSSKRDRMATMLDGPVIRAFRGHDIVSDGTPLGSIQVPGSGQPIVLTAERQTTGGYPKIATIASVDLPRLAQTPSGASIRFARISQAAAEDLLVAERLRLKASLENLQPVDTVTP
- the pxpB gene encoding 5-oxoprolinase subunit PxpB, which encodes MRILPAGDQALTVELSDQVDDATNRRVIALAESLAARPVDGITETVPTYRSLLVCYDPAIVRASALADTLAERLASLDVEHTPSRHWTVPVFYGGPAGMDLEELARMKGIDVDEVIRLHSGAEYRVYMIGFAPGFAYLGGLPEILHTPRLTTPRQHIVAGSIGIGGKQASINSLAGPSGWRFIGRTPVQLFDPQRQEPALFRAGDTVRFEPVNEAEFERLEARVAAGETIAEPVLP